The Kosmotoga olearia TBF 19.5.1 sequence CGAGTTTGTGTCTCAAACCTATTTGAAAATCGTTGGGGTCATGAGCGGGAGTAACCTTCAAACACCCGGTACCGAAAGAAGGATCCACATAATGATCGGCTATTACCGGTAATTCTCTTCCTACGAGAGGTAAAATCACGGTCTTCCCGACAAGGTCCTTATAGCGTTCATCTGAAGGATGTACCGCAACGGCGGTATCTGCAAGCATCGTTTCAGGTCTTGTGGTTGCAATGATCACGTAACTTTCTTCGTCTTTCAGGGGATATCTGATGTAATAAAATGCACCTTTCTCGTCTTCATGTTCCACTTCTTCATCCGAGAGGACTGTTTTGCAGCGTGGACACCAATTAACGATGTATTTTCCTCTGTAGATGAGCCCTTCTTTATAAAGGGTAACAAAGGCCTTACGAACAGCCTTACTCAAACCTTCGTCCAGGGTGAATCTCTCTCTTGACCAGTCGCACGATGCACCAATCGCCTTTATTTGAGTAACAATTCGTTTTCTGTACGTATTTACCCAGTCCCAGACTTCTTCGAGAAATTTCTCTCTTCCAAGTTCCTCTCTATTGATTCCTTTCGAAGCGAGGGAACGCTCAACAGCATTCTGTGTAGCTATTCCCGCATGGTCTTCACCCGGGACCCATAACGTATTAAAACCTCTCATCCTTTTATACCTGATTAAAATATCTTGCAGGGTGAGATTAAGGGCATGACCCATGTGGATGCTACCAGTTATATTTGGTGGTGGAATAACGATTGTGAATGAGTCACCTTTTCCCTTTGGTTTGAAGTAACCTTTTTCCAGCCAGTAGTTATACCATTTTTTTTCAAGGTCAGAGGGGTTATATCGTGTGCCGAGTTTCTCCATTGTTTCCCTCCTTATGTGGTTTTGCAATGATTATATCATGTGAAAAAGCCTCATACTTGACTTAAAAATAAAACATTTCAAAAAAACAACGGTGCCGTCCAGGCACCGTTGTTTTAATGGAAGAAACTTAATCGTCTTTTAGAGATTCTTTCACAGCGGTTAGAGCTACTTCCAGTTGCTTGTCATCTGGCTCTTTTGTTGTTATTCTTTGGAATAACAAACCAGGAGCTGCAAGAATTTTACCAAAGGGGGTTTTGATTATTTTTGCTGTCAACCTTTGAAATTCATAGGTTAACGAAGCCACAATGGGAATGAAAATAATCCTCGTTATAAATTTTCCGAGAAAATTCAACTCTACAAAAGCTCCAAGAATGGCGAACACAATGATGGCGAAAAAGAGTGTTAAAATCAGAAAACTCGTTCCACACCTTGGATGCAGCGTTGAATACTTGCGCGCGTTTTCGACGGTTAATTCCTCATTGTTTTCGTAGGTGTAAACCGCCTTATGTTCGGCACCATGATATTGAAAGACTCTCTGAACGTCTTTGAACAACGAAATAACCCAGACATAGGCGATGAAAAATGCTCCTCTTATGAGTCCCTCTACCAGGGCAAAAATTCCAGCGTTACTTTTGGGGACAAGCAGTTGAGCCAGCAACAAAGGCCCCAGTGCAAACATACCTATAGCCATGACAAAGGCTATGATGAATGTCACAACGAAATCCTTTTTAGTCAATTCACCTTCTCCACTTATCTCAGCGGATATTCCAAGAGCTTTGGTGCCTATGTACAGGGCTTCGTAAAGAACAATTATTCCTCTGAGAAACCAGATAGAAAAGAGGGACCGGTTCTTAACGGCCCCCTCAATACTTTTTGTAACGATATTTCCATCAGGGTCACGAACAGACACAACCGTTCTCTTACCTTTTATCATCACACCTTCAATAACGGCCTGTCCACCAACGTTAAGTTTTTTCATCTTTCCTCCTTGCTTTGTAAATAGCGAATCATTCCTTATTCGACAAAAGATGTGTTTAGTTTTAACGGCCGTATAATCCTAAACCTTGTAAACACAACGCTCCGCAATTTCCACAACAACCCGGCGGCTTATATGCCGCTAATGATTTAGTCCAAACTACACACACCTTTTTCAATGAACGGAGCTTGTTTTTCCCTCTATGTATTCGGGAACAGTGGCTATCTTTCATCAATATTATTATTCGCCTGTTTTTTCAGCCTCGTCTTTTTTTGCGACCACCCTCAAAGTAATTCCTGTTCTCATTTCGTCACCAATCTGGATTTCTACAAATCCAGGGATCATAAAGACTTCCGTACCCTTCTCACTTAGAAATCTGGAAGCGATTGCCACCGCTTTGACTGCCTGATTAACAGCACCTGCACCGATGGCCTGAAGTTCGACCTGATCGTCTTTCGAAAGAACACCAGCAATAGCACCAGCAACTTTGTTGGGATTTGATTTAGAACTGACTTTCAAAACCTCCATCCAGACTGCCTCCTTTTGCATGAAATCGGTGTAAATTACTTCTCATTGGAGTGAGAAGCTTTTAGGCTAAACGATCGAGAATCCCGATCTCAAATATGCTCAAACTCCCGTGCTTTACACGGTAAGCCTTTACGGATTTACACACAACTCCTAAACCATTTTATCACACAGCGAAACGTTTTTCAAAACTATTAAGAACTGTTTTCAACATCTTTTGTATGTTGCGATCTAACTCATCATAGGTCCAGAATGGAGGACTTAACTTTGGCGATTACATCCAGTATTTCCTGTGGGCTTATCAGCTCACCATTTACTTTGCTGAGCAATTCAATTTGCGTATTGGTTCTTCTGTTCACCCTTGACACTTCGTAGACTATTTGACCGAGATTCATCTCAGCGATTATAACCGCACTGACTTTTTTTAGCAGCTGTCTTAACCTTGTTGTGGGGAACGGCCAGATTGTAATCGGTTTGAATAAACCGACGTTTATTTTATCTTCTCTGGCAATCCGCACTGCTCTGATAGCACTTCTGGCTACGGAACCATAAGCAATAACGAGAATTTCTGCGTCATCAACCATATATTCGTCGTATTTTACGATTTCATCAGCGTGCAACCTGATTTTGTGGTCAAGTCTGCGCAAAAGCCTGTCGGCATCAAGGGGGGCCCCCACAGGGAAACCGGATTCGTCGTGTACAAGCCCGGATACATGGAACTTGGTTTTTCCCATTTCGACAAGTGGGGCAGTGAGCATTAAATCATCACCTTTGAAGGGATGGAAAAGTTCGTCATCTTCTATTTCTTTTTCGCTGACTCTCTTCAATGAGATAAGTTCGGAATCAGGTGGTAGATAGATACTTTCTCTCATATGACCGAGAATCTCGTCCATAAGGAAAATGACTGGAGTTCTGTATTTTTCTGCGTAGTTAAAAGCAGTAACTATGTATCTATAAACTTCTTCAACCGTTGACGGATACAAAGCGATTATCTGGTGATCCCCATGTGTTCCCCATCGAGCCTGCATGATATCTCCCTGAGCGGGTTTTGTTGGCATCCCTGTTGAAGGGCCACCGCGCTGAACATCCACTATGACCACAGGGGTTTCGGTCATAGAAGCGTATCCTATCACTTCCTGCATTAAGCTAAAGCCAGGCCCGCTTGTAGCTGTCATTGATTTTTGACCGGCCAGGGAAGCACCAACGATTGCCGCTGCGCTGGCTATTTCATCTTCCATTTGAATGAAGGTTCCACCAACCTTTGGGAGTTCCCTAGACATGGTTTCCGCTATTTCAGTTGCGGGTGTAATGGGATAACCGGCAAAGAACCTACACCCAGCTTTTATAGCACCCAGTGCACAGGCTTCATCCCCCTGCAGGAGTACAAATTTACCCATTCTCTTTCACCGCCTCACGTTCGACAACGTTTATCGCGAAATCCGGACAGGCATTTTCACATATCAAGCAACCAATACAAGTGTCGGGATCGGGAACGAGTGGTTTTCCCAGTTCTCCACGAGTGATAGTTTTGGTTGGACATATCCAGTAACATATTCCACACATCTTACAATAGGAATGGTTGAAAATAATGTCATATTTCTTTTTCTCCGCCATCAAGCGTACCCTCCATTAGACACCAATTATGGATAGAAAAACACCTGCTGCTATTGCAGAACCTATTACTCCAGCTACATTCGGTCCCATAGCGTGCATTAAGATATAGTTAGTTGGATCGTCCTTTTGTGCCACACGCTGTGCAACCCTTGCTGAATCAGGAACGGCAGATACCCCGGCTGCACCTATCAACGGGTTGACTTTATGTTTACTGAAAAGATTCATCACCTTCGCGAATATAATACCAGAAGCAGTAGCGATGATAAAAGCCGCTGCTCCCAGCCCAACAATCTTTAAGCTGTTCAAAGACAAAAAAACTCTTCCTTCCGCGGTCGCGCCAACTGAGAGACATAAAAGTATTATAACGGTATATTCAATATACTTGGAAGCCGCTTCTACCAGCCATTTTGCCACCCCACATTCGCGCAGGAAATTTCCCAGCATCAACATGCCAATAAGAGGTAATGCCTTTGGAACGAGTAGCGCGATTATTATCGTGCTGGCAATTGGGAAGATCATTCGTTCGAGCTTTGAAACGTGTCTTAACTGCATACCCATCTTTATCTTTCTTTCTTTTTTGGTGGTAAGAAGTTTCATTATCGGTGGTTGTATGACGGGGATAAGGGCGATGTAAGAGTATGCAGCGATGGCGATTATCGAAAGATAGGGAGAGTTGAATTGGGATGCAACGTAGATCGATGTGGGACCATCAGCACCACCGATGATACCTATTGACGCGGCGTCAGCAAAAGAGAAACCCATCAATCTTGCAACTATGAAGGTCACAAAAATTCCCACCTGGGCTGCTGCGCCGAGGAATATAGTCTTTGGATTGGCAAGCATAAAAGAAAAATCTGTGAGGGCACCGATGCCCAGAAAGATAAGAGGGGGATAGAATCCTTTGAAGAGGCCCTGTTGAATGAACCACATGAGTCCCATTCCCGGATCGAAAAGACCGGTTACCTCGTTTGGGATGTTGGCCAGAATCATTCCGAAGGCAATGGGGATAAGAAGAAGAGGTTCGGCCTCTTTTGCAACGGCGATGTACAAAAGTGCGCCGGCGATTCCAAACATAACGAGGTTTTGCCACGAAATATGTGCGAACCCCGTTGAGCTAACGAATTTAAGGATCGCTTCCAGCATCATCAACCCTCCAAAAAAATAAAGCCGCGACCCGCATTGGAGTCGCGGCAATAGTGTTCATTATTTACCATGCTTTATTGCTGCCTGAGCAGCGGCAAGTCTTGCAACGGGTACTCTGTAAGGAGAGCAGCTCACGTAGTCGAGACCGGTTATATGACAGAATTCAATTGAAGAGGGTTCGCCTCCGTGCTCGCCACAGATACCAACTTTCAGGTTTGGTCTTGTTGACCTGCCCTTTTCGGTACCCATCTTAACGAGCTGGCCGACACCAGTTCTGTCGAGTTTCTGGAATGGATCAACCTCGAGAATGCCCTTTTCTATGTATTCTTTTACGAACTTTCCGTAGTCGTCACGGCTGAATCCGAAGGTCATCTGTGTGAGGTCATTTGTTCCGAAACTGAAGAATTCAGCTTCGGTTGCTATTTCGTCTGCAGTGAGAGCAGCTCTTGGAATTTCGATCATTGTTCCCACCTTGTACTGCAGATCCACACCAGCTTCTTCTATCATCTTATCGGCGGTTTCGGTAATTATCTTTTTGAGATACTTCAGTTCGTTAATGTGACCAACAAGAGGAATCATTATTTCAGGAATGACCGTTTTTCCTTCTTCTTTGAGCACCTGAATGGCTGCACCGATAATTGCTTTGGTCTGCATGACAGCGATCTCTGGATATGTAATACTTAAACGGCAGCCTCTGTGTCCCATCATCGGGTTGAACTCGTGGAGTTCTTCAACAGTTGCCTTGAGCTCTTCGTAGGAGAGTCCCATTTCTTCCGCAAGGGCTTTGATGTCCTCGTCTTCCTTCGGTAGGAACTCGTGAAGAGGTGGGTCGAGAAGTCTGATTGTAACAGGATAACCTTCCATTGCCTTGAATAGTCCAACAAAGTCTTCCTGCTGCATTGGGAGAAGTTTTTCAAGAGCTATTTCGCGCTGTTCCTTTGTCTTGGCTACAATCATTTGTCTAACGACGGGGATTCTCTCTTCTTCGAAGAACATATGCTCTGTTCTACACAGACCG is a genomic window containing:
- a CDS encoding DUF1385 domain-containing protein, which produces MKKLNVGGQAVIEGVMIKGKRTVVSVRDPDGNIVTKSIEGAVKNRSLFSIWFLRGIIVLYEALYIGTKALGISAEISGEGELTKKDFVVTFIIAFVMAIGMFALGPLLLAQLLVPKSNAGIFALVEGLIRGAFFIAYVWVISLFKDVQRVFQYHGAEHKAVYTYENNEELTVENARKYSTLHPRCGTSFLILTLFFAIIVFAILGAFVELNFLGKFITRIIFIPIVASLTYEFQRLTAKIIKTPFGKILAAPGLLFQRITTKEPDDKQLEVALTAVKESLKDD
- a CDS encoding stage V sporulation protein S, coding for MEVLKVSSKSNPNKVAGAIAGVLSKDDQVELQAIGAGAVNQAVKAVAIASRFLSEKGTEVFMIPGFVEIQIGDEMRTGITLRVVAKKDEAEKTGE
- a CDS encoding 2-oxoacid:acceptor oxidoreductase subunit alpha, with amino-acid sequence MGKFVLLQGDEACALGAIKAGCRFFAGYPITPATEIAETMSRELPKVGGTFIQMEDEIASAAAIVGASLAGQKSMTATSGPGFSLMQEVIGYASMTETPVVIVDVQRGGPSTGMPTKPAQGDIMQARWGTHGDHQIIALYPSTVEEVYRYIVTAFNYAEKYRTPVIFLMDEILGHMRESIYLPPDSELISLKRVSEKEIEDDELFHPFKGDDLMLTAPLVEMGKTKFHVSGLVHDESGFPVGAPLDADRLLRRLDHKIRLHADEIVKYDEYMVDDAEILVIAYGSVARSAIRAVRIAREDKINVGLFKPITIWPFPTTRLRQLLKKVSAVIIAEMNLGQIVYEVSRVNRRTNTQIELLSKVNGELISPQEILDVIAKVKSSILDL
- a CDS encoding ATP-binding protein, with the protein product MAEKKKYDIIFNHSYCKMCGICYWICPTKTITRGELGKPLVPDPDTCIGCLICENACPDFAINVVEREAVKENG
- a CDS encoding sodium ion-translocating decarboxylase subunit beta, giving the protein MLEAILKFVSSTGFAHISWQNLVMFGIAGALLYIAVAKEAEPLLLIPIAFGMILANIPNEVTGLFDPGMGLMWFIQQGLFKGFYPPLIFLGIGALTDFSFMLANPKTIFLGAAAQVGIFVTFIVARLMGFSFADAASIGIIGGADGPTSIYVASQFNSPYLSIIAIAAYSYIALIPVIQPPIMKLLTTKKERKIKMGMQLRHVSKLERMIFPIASTIIIALLVPKALPLIGMLMLGNFLRECGVAKWLVEAASKYIEYTVIILLCLSVGATAEGRVFLSLNSLKIVGLGAAAFIIATASGIIFAKVMNLFSKHKVNPLIGAAGVSAVPDSARVAQRVAQKDDPTNYILMHAMGPNVAGVIGSAIAAGVFLSIIGV